The stretch of DNA AGGGCACTAGCAGCTGTGGCTCCGGCGCTGTGGTTGAAAATGGGTCGCTAAGGAACACAACTTGACTGGTCTCTCCTATGCCCTGATGAGTGCTGGGCCTGGGGTGCTGACCCTACACCCCAGTGCACACAGCAGGGGCACGGCCAGAGGCTGCAGACAGGCACTTGGAGCCTGGGGGTGTTGCACAGCCTCCCCTACCCCCCAGAGTACAGGCCCTGCTGGTGGTGGCTAAATgccagccagagctgacaagaggcaagggaggggagggtgggaatGCAGGAGGGcttgcatgggggcagggggtcctTCTTTGGCAGCCTGTCCCATACCATCCTCCAACCTGTGGGGCTCCACAGCCTGTATGGGCACGATGGCTTGCTGCAGCCAGTGCCCCAGGGACGCTCCTGGTGACGGGGCCAGATGAGTCTGGAGATGCCTCTCAGAGGGTTCCCCCAGTCACCTGGTGCCGCATGGACCCACCCGAGCCCTGTGCGCAGGGGACAGgcgagagcccagggctgggactgtCACGGCAGGAGGTTCTCTGAGCTCCTGCAGGCTGTGCTGCGGGGACCTGGCTGGACAGCACAGTGGAGGGTTGGGGTCAGGACGCAGAGCCTGAGAGCCCATCTAGCCTGGAGCCGAgggtggagctgggcagggcaggtggtgtGACAAgacgggctgggctgggactgtGTGGCTGTGAAGGGGAGCGGAGCAGTGAGACTGGCCCAGCCAAGGGCACAGTTGCTGCTGTCAGGGCTGATGACAGCCCTGCAAGCAGGACAGGCTCTGGGGTGCgggtgctgcttcctggcccaggcCCAATGCGCCTTTGTCTGCGTGCTGCTTGGAACCCATCGTTGtgatcagctccctgagggcctGGGCCTGTGCTGGCCTCTCTGGCCTGGTGTGTTAGGCAGGGCTCAGCACCGAGCACCTGGGGTGCTGGCCTTCTGCGCGGACCCCTGGGATCAGGCAGACTGGGGGCACCGCTGGGAACTCAGCAGGCTGCAGTGCCAGCAGGGCGGTCTCCACGTTCCAGCCAGCGTCTGGGCTCTGTCGGCTTGGCAGGTGCAGCGGTGGGCTCGGCGCATGTACTGCTGAGCTGCCTGCAGTCagccaggctgggagtggagctagAGGCCTGGGCCTGTGAGGTCTGGTTCAGCgctggctctgggaagggggaCTGGTCCCAGGGCTGACACGTTGTGGGGGAGGTGTTCCTGTCACAGCCTCGCCTGCTGCGGAGCGCTCGGTAGCTCCATGGTTGCGTTTGAGAGACTGATGCGACACTTGGCGGCCCTCCACACCCCGGCGCTGGAGAGCTCTgcagctcagccccctcccctcagcctgaCATGGCCGGGGGGGCTGCAGTGTCTGTGGcaagcagctggctctgctgtgaTGGGGGTAGGGTGCGTGTGCAGCTCTCCCCATGCTGCACCTGTGCCCGGAGCCCTCTGGAAAGGGCCGGGTCAGTGTCGCCCACAGGGCCCTGCTGGGAGAAGCTAGTGCTCGCCCCATTGCAGGCTGCCCAAGGGGCAGAGAGCGAGCAGGCGGGCGGATGGGCCAGAACAGAGCTGAACCGAGAGGCAGGAGACTGTCCTGCTTACCTCTTGAGAGCCCCCATGGGGCGCTGCTTCCCAGGGACCCTCCCAGCAGGGTGgtaagtgtgggggtgtgtggtaGGTCTTTGTCAGGTGCGTGGATTCATCTCCATGCCTCTGGCAAAGTGGGCTTTCCCCACAAACGCTCAGGCCCACGTAAAtgtgttggtctctaaggtgctctGGGCACCTCGATGGTTTGCCAATGAACCAGTTTCATGTTGTCAGCTGCGGCAGTGGAATGGCTTTGATGGCGGAGGCCTGCGGTGCGGCTCACTCGGGGAATGGGGAAGACGCAGGGGCTGCGTGAGCAAGGGATGGGTGGAAGGAGCGGCTAGGGAGCTGGAGAGGAATGGACAGGATCAGGTGAGAGTATGGGGGAGGGatgggtggctggagagaggaGGGTTGGAGTGTGGCGGGCAGGTGGAGTAAAGGGAGTTGGTGAAAGGAAATAGTGGCATAGTGACCCCTCTGAGGCTTCCCAGGGGAGGGCCCCGTCTCCCGCGGGGGAGCCAGCACCgctccctgagccctgcaggACCAGGTGCACTTGGCAGTGGAGGAGAGCAAACAGCAGAAGTGCTGGGGCATGGCAGGCCGGGCAGGGTCCTGGAGCACTCCCTGGGCTCCCGGGGACGCGACTCTGCCAGCATCGGAGAGACGTTACTTGCAAAAGCTGGTGGCTCAGGCTGAGGGCCCGTTCCCCggggtggggcagcggctggggcagagggtcagGAGTAGCCCTGGGCTAGCGGGACATGTGAGCTCCCTTCAGCCAGCAGCCTCAtgcccttctccttccctttcaGGAGCGCTGAGccggagctgggcagctgcagtggggagtGAGTGCAGGGCCCCAGCCATGGACTAGTCCTGGGCTGCTGAGCGTAGGCTGAGCAGGTCCACGGTGGCTGCCTGTGTGCTAGGCTGGGAGGATGGGTGCCAAGTGACCAGCCTGcaccctggcccagctccctgcgtGGCGGGCGTGCTCCGGCACTGCAATGAATGATGCCTCGACGCTGGATTATGAGCTGCTCTCGCCCTCCCTGGCAGAGCCGCCCGCCGGGGGCCTGGGCATGGACGCTGAGCAGAAGACGGTCTTCGCCTTCGTCATCTTCCTCCTGGTCTTCTTGGTGATGCTCATGGTGCGCTGCTTCCGCATCCTGCTGGACCCCTACAGCCGCATGCCCGCCTCCTCCTGGACTGACCACAAGGAGGGCCTGGAGAGGGGCCAGTTTGACTACGCGCTGGTGTAGCAGGGCCAGGAGCGCAGGACCCCACCTTCGTCCTGCTCCGCTCCAGGAGAGCtggcctgccccacccctaccctgccCGTGGCACAGCAGGGCCTGCCTGGCTTTGTCTTGTATCCGGCAGGTCTCCAGTCGCCCCGAGGCTGCAGCACTGCGTGGCTTGGATATCTGGGGGGATCCAGTAAgggggtgtctggggcagggcaagTCATCAGACCCCCCGCAAAAGCACTGAATTGTGCTTCCCAGTGTTGTGTGCTATGGGCATGGgcatgggcctgggcctgggtggggctggggtgttgCAGGTCAGGTTTCTCGGGGGGGTCAGGGCTCGGTGGCTACATTCCAGACACAGCCCACggctcctgctgccagccagctcctgcagttACTGGTgtcgcctggggcagggctggggggttgtgtCTGGGAGCGGGGGCTGTTATAGACACCTCCAGTGCTGGGTTCTGTGACTTTCCCTTTGGTCTGCCggtccccaggcagctgctgccccacatgcAAGGGGCCCTGTTTCTTGAGGGCTCCCCGCCTAGGCCCTGCAGAGAGCCTGAGGGCACTGAGTTACAGGCAGCTCTGTGCACCGGAGGCCGATCAGGCAGGGTTCGAGTCTTGTGGGGCCACGGTAAATTGGCCCTTCGGAAAGTTGCCCTGAGGTACCTGGGCTCCTAGGCTCGTAGCGAGTGTGCATGTCTTAGTGTGACTTGCCCCTAGTGTAGGTCTGCCTGAGCAGTGTgtgctgccctggctggaggacaTGCCTTGGCCCTGCAGCTGACGACAGCTGTGGCCGTGGGTCACCAGGAAGCTCAGCCCCTGCGCCCTGGGGGCTGTAGTGACAGGCAGGAATAGCGCACCCTGGTGAGCCCACACCAACCCGTCTGAGCCTGCTCCTGGTGCCCTTTTGCAGGTCTGCCTGTGGCACAGTGccggggggctggctctggagtggggaggggtatCGCTTGCCCCTCACAAGTGATCCACCAGCTGTGGTGACATCTCCCGGCCACGGTcgcagagccaggcagccttccaggGCAAGTCAGCCGCTGCAGCTGGCCGTGGGCAGAGGGGCAAGCAGCGCGGTGTGTGTGAGGGAAGGAGCTGGCTGTGCCAGGCGCTGCGCTGCAGAGGGTGCTGCCCCCGGGGCTCCCCCGAGCTCCTGCGGCTCTGCtgccacacagcgctggtggcCAGGCGGAGTGGGCTGAGCCGCAGGCAGgcgacagggctgctggggtgctGCAGGAGGCCTGCACTCTCCTCTGGGCTCCAGTCAGTGGCGTTGGACACATTGAAGAGTTGGGGGGGGGAGCTAAAATCCGTCTCCCCATGCCCACCACTCATCTCCAGCCGAGAGCAAAACCCCGTCTGGGCCTGGCACAAGCATCAGAGCCCCAGgtctgcagggcagcaggcaggacccagggctggcagctgagcccccagccgccgtatggggctggcagccaggatcctgtggcacctcctccctcactgccccccaaCCAGCCTATCCCTTCCTCCTCGCACCTCCCAAGCCCCTGCTCtaagtcccctgccctccaccccctacTTCAGCTTCTTACTGGTGCTGCCCCATTGCCACCCCCAAGCCCTTGATAGGATGGGGCCTGCAACCCTGAGCCCTGCGCTGGGGTTCTAGGCGTGGGCTGGTGGGAGGCTTGGGGAGAGGACGTATGGCTGAGGGGCTGTGCCCGGGGAGAGCAGAACCTcctcccagggctgcagagagacttAGTGCTCTCCTGGGCGCGGTAGAGGGGGCCTAGCTCTGTGctcaagggcctggggcttctggcagaaggggcggggctgcggCTAGCCTCTCCTGTCAGCCCTTCAGGGGAGCCTGGAGTGTGCTGCTTGGGGCTCTGGCTAGGAGCCCCGGGTCCCTTTAAATCACcgtgccccagggcagctgctcctcccctTGGGCAGGGCCCTGTCGCTGTCCCAGAAATAAAACTGCACCTTGGTTAAacgtgcccagcccagctgcctcccttcTCTGCTTCTTGTCATAGCTACACTGTGTCCCTGAGAACAAGCACCACCgaccccctgcactgcacatCCTCCcacaggagccagagccagccacgcTTCCTGTGTgagcaagccccagcccccaccccacccctgccgctGCATGTGAACCAGAGCTTGCCCTATGAATCCCCATGAGCCAGCCCTGTGTACCACCACCTCCCGTAGTGTGAGTCAAATCGGTTCTGTGCCCTCATGCAAGGAACAATAAGAAGCCTTACAAGGGTATTGGTAAATGGTTCAATTATCAGTACAACTGCAGAGATGGCCATGTATTGTTCAATACTTCTGTATCTGGGAAAAGCCAGAGGATGTAGACAGATGAAGAGGTAGTAGAAGAAGAAATGCTTTCTGTTCCAACAGTAATTCAGGAGGATGTTAAAactagacatttttaaatcagcggGTCTGGTAATTTAagtccaagagttttaaaagagctgactgAGAAGCTTGCTGGACTATCAGTTTTGATTTTCACTGTGTCTGGGGAGACTTGAAAATTCCACAGGGCCAGAAGAAGTGAATGTGCATATATTTAAAAACGTAAATGAGACAAGTTGGAAAATTATTGGCCTGTCAGTGTGTCATTGATCCTAAAAAATACAAAGTAATGAAACAGCTAATGAAGAACTGGCATTAATGTAATTAGTGCCATTCAGCATGGCTCAATGGAAAACAGACCCTGCCAAACTAATGTGATATTTTCTTTGATGAAATTACAACTTTGATTGATACTGCACAAAActctgattaaaaatgagaagaaTATCAGATTAATGTGGCACACTTTAAATGCATTACAGACTGGCTGACCGACAGGCctcaaaatgtaactgaaaaCAGGGGCTCATCACTGAGCAGGTGTGTTCCCAGTTGTTCCCAGTTCTTGGCCCTCCTCTGTCAAActtttttatcaatgacctgtaAGGAACCAGAGAACCACCATGGGTGAAGTTTGCAGATGTGCGAAGCACTGAGGAGTGATAAATGCTGGAGAAGACAGGTCACCAGTAGTGGGAGATCTGGCTCACTTAGTAAATGGATGCAGTAGGTATCCGATGCCTTGACCATACCTTAATCCCAGCTATTGCTCTCTGGCCTCCCTTCTGACTAAATGCAGCCAACTGCCCCCGTGTAGCTTCCAAACCATTAGCTTCCTCCTTGAGTACAAGGTGCTGAGGAGCAGTGGGCCTGTCCCAGCAGGTGGACATCATGTCTGGGGAGCACAAATTTATTTAGCAAAGGTCAAACTACACAGTCCCCAGGAAAGGCAAACTCTGAGCCTCTCTGCAGCCCTCACTCCCTTGGCCCTGGTGCTGGTTGCCTGGGTACCAGCTCTCGGCTTCTGCTCTCTGCTGTCCTGCCTCCAGCCTTGGTTCCCGCACGCTGGCTTAGAGCCACCAGGTACGTCCcactgctcttctctggccccagGCCTATGGCATGGGGCTGTCATCCAGCAAACCCCTCTTGCTGCTCTCTCACCTAGGCACCTCCTCTGGCCCCCTGAATCCTGGCAGCAATTCTCTGCTGCATTCTGGTCCCACTCCCACTCTGGCCAATCCTTTCTTGACTCACCAGGTTGCTCTTGAGGCCTCAGGTGCCTTCTTGTAATCCCACTTGGAGTGAGCTGGTGAATCACAGGTGCAGTGACACTGCTCCCCCTAGAAAAGCCAGTGTCAGGCTGGAACATGTCCTTGGTGTGAATCAAGGACCAGGAGTGCATAGGGAAGGTGTTAAACCAATGAGAAATAACTTGTGAAACCTGCCAGTCAAATGGGGCCACTTCTTATTTCTCCAAATCCAAACTGCTCACCCTTTCCCCAGACTCAACAGTCGTTTGCCTTATAAGTCAGAACTTCATCTTTCTATGTGAATAATCTGTCTTGTTCCTCCAGTGTAATGTCTCATGTCCTATGAAAAGCCCTGAAAGATGTGCAGTGTGTTAGATATAATCGAACAGGAAATGGCCCTGGTCCTCTAGATTTAGAAAACTAGGAGGGATTTTGTTGTCTTTGTGAATGAATGTTCCGCTCGAGAAGTATCCATCGTACGGCATGAGAAGAGATAACAATACTGCATAGGACTAGATGGGGACATTTAGATCATCAAGTATTGAATGGTACAAGCACTGAACCAAGGTATAGCTTTGGAATATTAAGAGAAATTGCTTAAATGGCAGGGGGGCAATTCAAAGTCATGTTTAATACTGACATATAGTCCATGAAATTACAAAACACCCGACAGACAAGTAAAAGGAGCCCTGAAGACTTTGTTATAGGCCATCACCATCTACTGGCCACTGATGGAAGTAACAAACATGGCTGAAGGTTGAGAGCAATTCAGAAGGAAAAGCATTCAACTGACACCTTCCAGAGAGGCCTGGATTCAGGGGACCTCAGAGCTTGCTGAGCCCAATAACAAGCTACTCTTTGTGTTCAGGCTCATGGGGTGGTGATGAGTTTTGAACGTCTGATGACTCCCCATGTGGAGATGATGGTGTTCATTCAGGCTCACAGCTCTAAAGCCAAGGTGACTGGCGCCATAACTAAGATTTAGAGTGCAGAGTTTGAAGCAGCCGTGCGGCAGCGATCCCCATCCCAGGGTTATGAAGAAGTGCGGAGAGACCGTTTCAAAGATTCTGCCACTGTTGTAGAAGACGAATAATGGCAGGTTTGCATTTGCTCACTAGGTCTGTGTATTTCAGGTAACCAGACTGGGAATGTTAACTAGCTACTGTGCATATGCGTGCGCCTCCCCAGGCCGAGGAGACTGAAATAAGAAGGGTTAAACTGCAACTTTAAGCAATTACTTTTGGTATTTTAGACTTGCCCCTTTCATATCAATCCATCCAAATAGCAGGGACCACATTCTTCGAGGTGCCTTTAAAACAAGTGCATCCTTACTCCTTGAGAGGCGCTAGGAGTGTATTCAGTGTATTGGAAACACTACAGAATTGTTGGTTAAAGATAGTCCTATGGAATGAGAACACTTGGTGATTTGCATTGTTCCTTGGTAAAACTGCTGAGCCTCAACCCTAGTCTATGACAATTGCTTGCAAGATTATATTTATATGTTCAGTAAATGCCTAAGAAcactggttgtgtctacacttggttGACGAGCTGTTGATTGTATACTTGTGTGTTTCTGGGTGAATTAAATAAACTGTTGACTGGTTAAGAGCATCACATGCTCAGTTGGGGTCCTGATTTAAGAACTATTGTCCCAGGTGTACCTTGACCTGAAAAGAACCTTGCATTTAAATTCGTAAGCCACTGTACCTTGGAATCAATAGAAAGTAGCCTAATCACATTCCCTGTCTCGATTGGCTACAACACAGATATCTTTAGCAAACCTACTTTCAGTCACAGATTACAAGGTAGAAGGGCCTACAACAACctcctgcccagcaccagccagaggcTTGCCCCAAACACTGCCTAGACCAGAGTTTGGAGAGAA from Carettochelys insculpta isolate YL-2023 chromosome 27, ASM3395843v1, whole genome shotgun sequence encodes:
- the CTXN1 gene encoding cortexin-1; translated protein: MNDASTLDYELLSPSLAEPPAGGLGMDAEQKTVFAFVIFLLVFLVMLMVRCFRILLDPYSRMPASSWTDHKEGLERGQFDYALV